A window of the Cystobacter fuscus genome harbors these coding sequences:
- a CDS encoding serine/threonine protein kinase produces MPTTKALLLSSIVLLTTPSGCTTTGGVVLRPDGTPGPQECPEEAKKAMRYMRLRVGDDAWVSLDANQLDARRITLYDGPIESMLDEDLGILESTTRLYGQVWTSGPQVVIRWYEAHPPDGEKVPICAVARLSRDQMRKLPESKPGMAILEGSKAAAYIVDAFR; encoded by the coding sequence ATGCCCACGACCAAGGCTCTGCTGCTCAGCTCTATCGTCCTACTTACTACGCCTTCCGGATGCACCACGACTGGTGGCGTGGTGCTGCGCCCGGACGGCACCCCAGGTCCGCAGGAGTGCCCCGAGGAAGCAAAGAAGGCAATGCGATACATGAGACTGCGCGTTGGGGATGATGCCTGGGTGTCCCTTGATGCGAACCAACTCGATGCAAGGCGCATCACTCTCTACGACGGACCTATCGAGAGCATGCTGGATGAAGATCTTGGGATACTTGAATCGACGACCCGCTTGTATGGGCAGGTCTGGACGAGCGGCCCACAGGTCGTCATTCGGTGGTACGAAGCCCACCCGCCCGACGGCGAGAAGGTTCCCATCTGCGCGGTCGCTCGGCTCAGCCGCGACCAGATGCGGAAGCTGCCCGAGTCGAAGCCCGGGATGGCCATCCTCGAAGGCTCCAAGGCCGCAGCCTACATCGTCGATGCGTTCCGATGA
- a CDS encoding carotenoid oxygenase family protein — protein MTRTAMKQSSAQPGWRGTFRDLTKDQGFQPLRVEGKLPEDLRGTLRRVGSMTFGVGAERYGHWFDGDGGVMAVRFDGSGARGAARVIDTPGLRAGRAAGRILGGGYGTGSSPWRRLRHGAQKRNAANTSVLEWNGRIFALYEGGLPTELSPEDLRWLGETDLGVILTNFSAHPHRVPGREATYNFGMRYGRVTTLELYELPDSGGARHLGQVPLPGPTMIHDFIATERHLVFFVTPLRLDVFKMLLGVGYYSRNLEWRPELGTQVLVVPLDDLANPVRIETEPLFTWHFANAYEREGSVVVDYVRYPDFGTNTWLRELTHGVPTMPSQGRLHRATLDLKARTFRTEERLALSSEFPRVAPRVETREHRYLYLSVHSGPAAQRGPHDAVAKVDMTTGREERFALGSEPYPTEPVFVPRAGAIEEDDGYVLTQVYDAPSGLTHVAVLDARHPGAEPLARAWFEHAIPITFHGGFTPAPSSSGS, from the coding sequence ATGACGCGCACGGCGATGAAGCAGTCTTCCGCGCAGCCGGGCTGGCGCGGGACCTTCCGCGACCTGACGAAGGATCAGGGCTTCCAGCCGCTCCGGGTGGAGGGGAAGTTGCCGGAGGACCTGCGGGGCACGCTGAGGCGGGTGGGTTCGATGACCTTCGGCGTGGGGGCGGAGCGCTACGGGCACTGGTTCGACGGGGACGGTGGCGTGATGGCGGTGCGCTTCGACGGGAGCGGCGCACGAGGGGCGGCGCGGGTGATCGACACCCCGGGCCTGCGCGCCGGGCGCGCGGCGGGGAGGATCCTCGGCGGCGGTTACGGAACGGGGTCCTCGCCGTGGCGCAGGCTGAGGCATGGGGCGCAAAAGAGGAACGCGGCGAACACGTCGGTGCTGGAGTGGAACGGGCGGATTTTCGCGCTGTACGAGGGGGGCCTGCCCACGGAGCTCTCCCCGGAGGATTTGCGCTGGCTGGGCGAGACGGACCTGGGCGTCATCCTGACGAACTTCTCCGCGCACCCGCACCGGGTGCCGGGGCGCGAGGCGACGTACAACTTCGGCATGCGCTACGGGCGCGTCACCACGCTGGAGCTGTACGAGCTGCCGGATAGCGGGGGCGCGCGCCACCTGGGCCAGGTTCCCCTGCCCGGGCCGACGATGATCCATGACTTCATCGCCACCGAGCGGCACCTCGTCTTCTTCGTGACTCCCCTGCGGCTCGACGTCTTCAAGATGCTGCTGGGGGTGGGGTACTATTCGAGGAACCTGGAGTGGCGGCCGGAGCTGGGGACGCAGGTGCTGGTGGTGCCCCTCGATGACCTGGCCAACCCGGTGCGCATCGAGACGGAGCCGCTCTTCACGTGGCACTTCGCCAATGCGTACGAGCGCGAGGGGAGCGTGGTGGTGGACTACGTGCGCTACCCGGACTTCGGCACCAACACCTGGCTGCGCGAGTTGACGCACGGCGTGCCCACGATGCCCTCCCAGGGCCGGCTGCACCGGGCGACGCTGGACTTGAAGGCACGCACCTTCCGCACCGAGGAGCGCCTGGCCCTGTCTTCCGAGTTCCCCCGGGTGGCGCCGCGGGTGGAGACGCGGGAGCACCGCTACCTCTACCTGTCCGTGCACTCGGGGCCGGCGGCGCAGCGCGGGCCGCACGACGCGGTGGCGAAGGTGGACATGACGACGGGGCGCGAGGAGCGCTTCGCGCTGGGGAGCGAGCCGTACCCCACCGAGCCGGTGTTCGTGCCGCGAGCGGGTGCCATCGAGGAGGATGACGGCTACGTGCTGACGCAGGTGTACGACGCGCCGAGTGGCCTGACGCACGTGGCGGTGCTGGACGCGCGGCACCCCGGCGCGGAGCCGCTGGCCCGGGCGTGGTTCGAGCACGCCATTCCCATCACCTTCCATGGCGGCTTCACCCCGGCTCCCTCGTCCAGCGGCTCGTAG
- a CDS encoding serine/threonine-protein kinase PknK, protein MEEPHLAREHPPPPFAIAGYHLDEVMARGGFGMLVLAHRERDGERVALKVAHPESPLAWAQLHREAAVLRALGPPTVPAVYEVGTVIATDVPYIAMQLITQPTLAELLARRDGPLPTDMFARCALALVDSLAVVHARGFVHGDLKPENIYYDDSAGRAGFFDFGLSRALHAPVEPMPDGTRFIPIEGAFAGTAEYMAPEQCEGRADLDARADLYALGVILYEMLTGRPPFFGRQVDVLQAHLSRRPPRPGELAPVPESLEQVVLRCLVKERDRRFGRAEDLGSALRDALSRQEQPRPRALTPPPHLPLVHPAPRRRTVAVLFFRSGATPVTLQKVLASFGGHLAFHEDSRFAGVFEPDAGDKPLQHALRAAEGLVAQELATATLLDLLSVVVQPRPGGPPRYLGNALSRNEPELGQDGAPPLLLTRAAVEALPEKQFVPVPERPGFFRIATLAVAPQDVTDLCLESGELLGRDEELAELERSASLALEEQAPRLVTVLGDWGHGKSHLGATLVQRLQFRLPHARVYAWRARQPIQGGLEGSLRMLIRAALGPAWRDKQLPEDMGRATCLELLGPALSTELWPGVASALGWLTHTASEVRSRAAAPGALRSLAMRAAGELLAARARRQPLCFILDDAHYAEETVLDALEYATRAGTRHPLWVCVLARSGFARGRPSSGSRTEHHRRLELAPLSLASAMELCRQHLHPAENIPAEALARLSHHAQRVPLLIVELMRGLKRQGLVRQHTSGGSWYLATDELDRIPELHLVEWLVERELNTLPVELAAHARLCALLGPDFTLEETEDVVRELDRDGGAQDFPLDPRHATRRLLELGLLVDDGRGNLGFRNELLRAIVARSLPKQDQTRIHRAAYRHHRRELRSGERHRMPRLALHAAAAGLRQEAAALYADLADSARARHAYLEAESTYTRKLELLDEGDEWRRRLALRGRGLMRYRVGRYEDSLADFAEARKLAQRMGAVGEEVGLLLDESMALDWMNDYGRSEARVVEARRLLLSAGLCSALLEARVWLGLGRAQLRKGHWEEARPLLEEAATRARGLGDAGYESLVVSQLLLAAILPTLGHIDEAGRIFEEVIAACERRGDRLHLGSAINNRRNLWVAREDLQSALRDQERVMQLGRELGMVGWEYFAEYNMGELLYQAGDTQAALPHITRAIELERRNPEVAPRPSALLLEARVLAFSGEDARAREVFTAVCQEVERGGARFSPSEEVLLQSVELATREASAEEWRELQARSDRCSTEQEPLEVLELRALARLRRGRREEAVDLLEEALRRAALIPNLMRARLRRSLERASLPGTA, encoded by the coding sequence ATGGAAGAGCCGCACCTTGCTCGTGAGCACCCCCCGCCTCCGTTCGCCATCGCCGGCTACCACCTGGACGAGGTGATGGCACGGGGGGGATTCGGGATGCTCGTGCTCGCGCACCGGGAGCGGGACGGAGAGCGGGTGGCCCTCAAGGTGGCCCACCCGGAGTCCCCGCTGGCCTGGGCGCAACTGCACCGGGAAGCCGCCGTGCTGCGCGCCCTGGGGCCTCCCACCGTCCCCGCCGTGTACGAGGTGGGCACCGTCATCGCCACGGACGTGCCGTACATCGCCATGCAGCTCATCACCCAGCCCACGCTGGCCGAGCTGCTGGCACGGCGGGACGGTCCCCTGCCCACCGACATGTTCGCCCGATGTGCCCTGGCCCTGGTGGACTCCCTGGCGGTGGTGCACGCGCGCGGCTTCGTCCACGGCGATCTCAAACCGGAGAACATCTATTACGACGACTCGGCGGGCCGGGCCGGCTTCTTCGACTTCGGCCTGTCGCGCGCGCTGCACGCCCCGGTGGAGCCGATGCCCGATGGCACCCGGTTCATCCCCATCGAAGGAGCCTTCGCGGGAACGGCCGAGTACATGGCGCCCGAGCAGTGCGAGGGGCGAGCGGACCTGGACGCGCGTGCGGACCTCTACGCCCTGGGCGTCATCCTCTACGAGATGCTCACCGGACGGCCGCCCTTCTTCGGCCGGCAAGTGGATGTGCTCCAGGCCCATCTCTCGCGCCGTCCCCCCCGGCCCGGAGAGCTGGCCCCCGTCCCCGAGTCGCTCGAGCAGGTGGTGTTGCGCTGCCTCGTCAAGGAGCGCGACCGGCGCTTCGGGCGCGCGGAGGACCTCGGGAGCGCGCTCCGGGACGCCCTGTCCCGTCAGGAGCAGCCGCGCCCTCGCGCCCTGACGCCCCCACCCCACCTGCCGCTGGTGCACCCCGCGCCCCGCCGGCGCACCGTCGCGGTGCTCTTCTTCCGCTCCGGCGCCACCCCCGTCACCCTCCAGAAGGTGCTCGCCAGCTTCGGCGGGCACCTGGCCTTCCACGAAGACAGCCGGTTCGCCGGCGTGTTCGAGCCGGACGCGGGTGACAAGCCCCTGCAACACGCCCTGCGAGCCGCGGAGGGACTCGTGGCCCAGGAGCTGGCGACGGCCACGCTGTTGGATTTGCTGTCCGTGGTGGTCCAGCCGCGCCCCGGTGGTCCACCGCGCTACCTGGGCAATGCCCTCTCCCGGAACGAACCCGAGCTCGGGCAGGACGGCGCCCCTCCCCTCCTGCTCACCCGTGCCGCGGTGGAGGCCCTGCCCGAGAAGCAGTTCGTCCCCGTCCCCGAGCGGCCAGGTTTCTTCCGGATCGCCACGCTCGCGGTCGCCCCCCAGGACGTCACCGACCTGTGCCTCGAGAGCGGGGAGCTGTTGGGCCGCGATGAGGAGCTCGCGGAGCTGGAGCGGAGCGCGAGCCTGGCCCTGGAGGAGCAGGCGCCCAGGCTCGTCACCGTGCTGGGGGACTGGGGCCACGGCAAGAGCCACCTGGGCGCCACCCTCGTCCAACGGCTCCAGTTCCGGCTGCCCCACGCGCGCGTGTACGCCTGGCGGGCCCGGCAACCCATCCAGGGCGGCCTGGAGGGCTCGCTGCGCATGCTGATCCGCGCCGCGCTCGGCCCCGCCTGGCGGGACAAGCAGCTCCCCGAGGACATGGGCCGGGCCACCTGCCTCGAGCTGCTGGGGCCCGCGCTGAGCACGGAGCTGTGGCCCGGCGTGGCCTCCGCCCTGGGCTGGCTGACCCACACGGCCTCCGAGGTGCGCAGCCGGGCCGCGGCACCCGGCGCGCTGCGCTCGCTGGCCATGCGCGCCGCGGGCGAGCTGCTGGCCGCGCGCGCCCGCCGCCAACCCCTCTGCTTCATCCTCGACGATGCCCACTACGCCGAGGAGACGGTCCTGGACGCGCTGGAGTACGCGACCCGGGCGGGCACCCGCCATCCCCTCTGGGTGTGCGTGCTGGCCCGCTCGGGCTTCGCGCGAGGCCGTCCCTCCTCGGGCTCGCGCACCGAGCACCACCGCCGCCTCGAACTCGCCCCCCTGTCCCTGGCCAGCGCGATGGAGCTGTGCCGCCAGCACCTCCACCCGGCGGAGAACATCCCCGCCGAGGCGCTGGCACGGCTCTCCCACCACGCCCAGCGCGTTCCCCTCCTCATCGTGGAGCTGATGCGGGGCCTCAAGCGCCAGGGGCTGGTGCGCCAGCACACCAGTGGTGGCAGCTGGTACCTGGCCACGGACGAGTTGGATCGGATTCCGGAGCTGCACCTGGTGGAATGGCTGGTGGAGCGCGAGCTGAACACCCTGCCCGTGGAGCTCGCCGCGCACGCGCGGCTGTGCGCGCTGCTCGGCCCGGACTTCACCCTCGAGGAGACCGAGGACGTGGTGCGGGAGCTGGATCGCGACGGGGGCGCGCAGGACTTCCCGTTGGATCCCCGCCACGCCACCCGTCGGCTGCTGGAGCTGGGACTCCTGGTGGATGACGGAAGGGGAAACCTCGGCTTCCGCAACGAGCTGCTGCGCGCCATCGTGGCACGCTCCCTGCCCAAGCAGGATCAGACGCGCATCCACCGGGCGGCCTACCGCCACCACCGGCGCGAGTTGCGGAGCGGGGAGCGCCACCGCATGCCCCGACTGGCCCTGCACGCCGCCGCCGCCGGCCTGCGCCAGGAGGCCGCCGCGCTCTACGCCGACCTGGCGGATTCCGCCCGTGCGCGCCACGCCTACCTGGAGGCCGAGTCCACCTACACCCGGAAATTGGAGCTGTTGGACGAGGGCGACGAGTGGCGCCGCCGCCTCGCCCTGCGCGGACGGGGCCTCATGCGCTACCGCGTGGGACGCTACGAGGACTCGCTGGCGGACTTCGCCGAGGCCAGGAAGCTGGCTCAGCGCATGGGCGCGGTGGGTGAGGAGGTGGGACTGCTGCTGGACGAGTCGATGGCCCTGGACTGGATGAACGACTATGGCCGCTCCGAGGCCCGGGTCGTGGAGGCGCGGCGGCTGCTGCTCTCCGCCGGGCTGTGCTCCGCCCTGCTCGAGGCTCGGGTGTGGCTGGGACTGGGGCGCGCGCAGCTGCGCAAGGGCCACTGGGAGGAAGCCCGCCCCCTTCTGGAGGAGGCCGCCACGCGCGCTCGCGGCTTGGGCGACGCCGGGTACGAGTCGCTGGTGGTGTCCCAGTTGCTGCTGGCCGCCATCCTCCCCACGCTGGGCCACATCGACGAGGCCGGGCGCATCTTCGAGGAAGTCATCGCCGCCTGCGAACGGCGGGGAGACCGGCTCCACCTGGGCAGCGCCATCAACAACCGCCGCAACCTCTGGGTGGCGCGCGAGGACTTGCAGAGCGCGCTGAGAGACCAGGAGCGCGTCATGCAGTTGGGGCGCGAGCTGGGCATGGTGGGGTGGGAGTACTTCGCCGAGTACAACATGGGGGAGTTGCTCTACCAGGCGGGAGACACCCAGGCGGCGCTGCCCCACATCACCCGCGCCATCGAACTGGAGCGGCGCAATCCGGAGGTGGCGCCCCGGCCCTCGGCCTTGTTGCTGGAGGCGCGGGTGCTGGCGTTCTCCGGGGAGGACGCGCGGGCCCGCGAGGTGTTCACCGCGGTGTGCCAGGAGGTGGAGCGCGGCGGGGCCCGCTTCAGTCCCTCCGAGGAAGTGCTCCTGCAGTCGGTGGAGCTGGCCACCCGCGAGGCGAGCGCCGAGGAGTGGCGCGAACTCCAGGCCCGCTCCGACAGGTGCTCGACGGAGCAGGAGCCGCTGGAGGTGCTGGAGCTGCGCGCCCTGGCGAGGCTGCGGCGGGGCAGGCGCGAGGAGGCGGTGGACCTGCTGGAGGAGGCCTTGCGCCGCGCCGCCCTCATTCCCAACCTCATGCGGGCACGGCTGCGGCGCAGCCTGGAGCGGGCGAGCCTCCCGGGAACGGCGTGA
- a CDS encoding DUF2381 family protein: protein MRDLDNGEALPLLVTLVDETEFTFLVKPKSREDWGWIDYQVNVFKDHDSYNAVLSSLYDSLNRERKLSEENERFKKEENPVDHAYATLLANGAVKKTPFRRKRRWHGNTNEDMDVWVDLYEGPGKAAVVVHLKNTYYGEPWKLDGAYLTRDFTSYTARPFALRMDRPVIVPGQSGNIAVVVDRSAFQTDGGQLAELVLQLFRGDGLLQVAVAVDHTLVRQ from the coding sequence CTGCGTGACCTCGACAACGGCGAGGCGCTGCCCCTTCTCGTGACCCTCGTTGACGAGACGGAGTTCACGTTCCTTGTGAAGCCCAAGAGCCGCGAGGACTGGGGATGGATCGACTATCAGGTCAACGTGTTCAAGGACCACGACAGCTACAACGCGGTCCTCTCGTCCCTTTATGACTCCCTCAATCGCGAGCGCAAACTGAGCGAGGAGAACGAGCGGTTCAAGAAGGAAGAGAACCCGGTCGATCACGCCTACGCGACGCTGCTTGCGAACGGCGCAGTGAAGAAGACACCGTTTCGTCGCAAGCGACGCTGGCATGGTAACACCAACGAGGACATGGACGTGTGGGTCGACCTATACGAAGGGCCTGGGAAGGCAGCGGTCGTGGTTCACCTGAAGAATACCTACTACGGCGAGCCCTGGAAGCTCGACGGTGCCTACCTGACGCGCGACTTCACCAGTTACACCGCTCGGCCCTTTGCGCTCCGCATGGACCGACCCGTGATCGTCCCCGGCCAGTCGGGAAACATCGCTGTCGTTGTGGACAGGAGCGCCTTCCAGACGGACGGGGGGCAGCTCGCCGAGCTGGTCCTCCAGCTCTTCCGTGGGGACGGTCTGCTACAGGTGGCCGTTGCGGTGGATCACACGCTGGTTCGGCAGTAG